From the Mauremys reevesii isolate NIE-2019 linkage group 19, ASM1616193v1, whole genome shotgun sequence genome, one window contains:
- the RGS3 gene encoding regulator of G-protein signaling 3 isoform X12, translating to MKNRLGIFRRRNESPGANPISKLDKAMKSLKPTPEEALKWGESLEKLLLHKYGLAAFRAFLRTEFSEENLEFWLACEEYKKIKSQSKMVSKAKKIFAEYIAIQSCKEVNLDSYTREHTKENLQTITRSCFDLAQKRIYGLMEKDSYPRFLRSELYLDIINQKKSSPPL from the exons ATGAAGAACCGACTGGGGATATTTCGACGGCGAAACGAGTCTCCAGGAGCCAACCCCATCAGCAAGCTGGACAAAGCAATGAAATCCCTCAA GCCGACCCCGGAGGAAGCTCTCAAGTGGGGGGAATCTCTCGAGAAACTGCTGCTGCACAAAT ATGGGCTGGCTGCCTTCCGGGCTTTCCTGCGGACGGAGTTCAGCGAGGAGAACCTGGAGTTCTGGCTTGCGTGCGAGGAGTACAAGAAGATCAAGTCCCAGTCCAAGATGGTCTCGAAGGCCAAGAAGATCTTTGCTGAGTACATTGCTATCCAGTCATGCAAAGAG GTGAACCTGGACTCCTACACACGGGAGCACACCAAAGAGAACCTGCAGACCATTACCCGGAGCTGCTTCGACCTCGCTCAGAAGCGGATCTATGGGCTCATGGAGAAGGACTCTTACCCCCGCTTCCTCCGCTCGGAGTTGTATTTAGACATAATTAACCAGAAGAAATCCAGCCCCCCACTGTAG
- the RGS3 gene encoding regulator of G-protein signaling 3 isoform X10 has product MPFLRDLSKPQPLEFHSDMLLGLPRPRSGNLPRRHTMKEAKDMKNRLGIFRRRNESPGANPISKLDKAMKSLKPTPEEALKWGESLEKLLLHKYGLAAFRAFLRTEFSEENLEFWLACEEYKKIKSQSKMVSKAKKIFAEYIAIQSCKEVNLDSYTREHTKENLQTITRSCFDLAQKRIYGLMEKDSYPRFLRSELYLDIINQKKSSPPL; this is encoded by the exons ATGCCCTTCCTCCGAGACCTCtccaagccccagcccctggagtTCCACTCGGACATGCTGCTGGGCCTGCCGCGGCCACGCAGCGGGAACCTGCCGCGCCGGCACACCATGAAGGA GGCCAAAGACATGAAGAACCGACTGGGGATATTTCGACGGCGAAACGAGTCTCCAGGAGCCAACCCCATCAGCAAGCTGGACAAAGCAATGAAATCCCTCAA GCCGACCCCGGAGGAAGCTCTCAAGTGGGGGGAATCTCTCGAGAAACTGCTGCTGCACAAAT ATGGGCTGGCTGCCTTCCGGGCTTTCCTGCGGACGGAGTTCAGCGAGGAGAACCTGGAGTTCTGGCTTGCGTGCGAGGAGTACAAGAAGATCAAGTCCCAGTCCAAGATGGTCTCGAAGGCCAAGAAGATCTTTGCTGAGTACATTGCTATCCAGTCATGCAAAGAG GTGAACCTGGACTCCTACACACGGGAGCACACCAAAGAGAACCTGCAGACCATTACCCGGAGCTGCTTCGACCTCGCTCAGAAGCGGATCTATGGGCTCATGGAGAAGGACTCTTACCCCCGCTTCCTCCGCTCGGAGTTGTATTTAGACATAATTAACCAGAAGAAATCCAGCCCCCCACTGTAG
- the RGS3 gene encoding regulator of G-protein signaling 3 isoform X11 — protein sequence MYHTMVDFSEKYLERAKDMKNRLGIFRRRNESPGANPISKLDKAMKSLKPTPEEALKWGESLEKLLLHKYGLAAFRAFLRTEFSEENLEFWLACEEYKKIKSQSKMVSKAKKIFAEYIAIQSCKEVNLDSYTREHTKENLQTITRSCFDLAQKRIYGLMEKDSYPRFLRSELYLDIINQKKSSPPL from the exons GGCCAAAGACATGAAGAACCGACTGGGGATATTTCGACGGCGAAACGAGTCTCCAGGAGCCAACCCCATCAGCAAGCTGGACAAAGCAATGAAATCCCTCAA GCCGACCCCGGAGGAAGCTCTCAAGTGGGGGGAATCTCTCGAGAAACTGCTGCTGCACAAAT ATGGGCTGGCTGCCTTCCGGGCTTTCCTGCGGACGGAGTTCAGCGAGGAGAACCTGGAGTTCTGGCTTGCGTGCGAGGAGTACAAGAAGATCAAGTCCCAGTCCAAGATGGTCTCGAAGGCCAAGAAGATCTTTGCTGAGTACATTGCTATCCAGTCATGCAAAGAG GTGAACCTGGACTCCTACACACGGGAGCACACCAAAGAGAACCTGCAGACCATTACCCGGAGCTGCTTCGACCTCGCTCAGAAGCGGATCTATGGGCTCATGGAGAAGGACTCTTACCCCCGCTTCCTCCGCTCGGAGTTGTATTTAGACATAATTAACCAGAAGAAATCCAGCCCCCCACTGTAG